One window from the genome of Synergistaceae bacterium encodes:
- the glgC gene encoding glucose-1-phosphate adenylyltransferase, with protein MQSGKYGRILGMVLAGGKGERLMPLTKYRAKPAVHFAAKYRIVDFALSNLVNSGVFAIYVLVQFKSQSLNEHIERGWQFGGALRGRDYFITLVPAQMWRGEHWFQGTADAVYQNLHLVTLFDADRICIFAADHVYKMDVDQMIEYHIDKQADVTVAANVVPSSEASAFGCIETDDTGRIVGFVEKPEFPPEIPGKPGFSYVSMGNYIFEREILEESLIEDAHQPTSHDFGRDIIPKLVPGARVFAYDFSTNALPGRLSVHWREDKPYWRDVGTIKTYWEAHMELLDFESEMTFYNPQWPVRTVSYADPPSYVCPVEGRACHVQSTLAAEGSRVLAARVESSVLSRNSAVMPGASVEQSIIGEGVVIGENSRLRKVIVDSHNIIPPNTEIGFDPEKDAELYTLDRNSGVVIVGMPKMQLRKAMEQPKGPFYWSNLS; from the coding sequence ATGCAGTCCGGGAAATACGGTCGAATACTGGGAATGGTACTGGCCGGCGGTAAAGGCGAGCGCCTGATGCCGCTCACCAAGTACAGGGCGAAACCGGCGGTCCACTTCGCGGCCAAATACCGAATCGTGGATTTCGCTCTTTCCAACCTCGTCAACAGCGGCGTTTTCGCTATCTACGTGCTTGTTCAGTTCAAGAGCCAGTCGCTGAACGAGCATATCGAGAGGGGATGGCAGTTCGGCGGGGCCCTAAGGGGACGCGACTACTTCATAACCCTCGTCCCGGCGCAGATGTGGCGGGGCGAACACTGGTTCCAGGGAACGGCCGACGCTGTCTATCAGAACCTGCACCTGGTGACACTCTTCGACGCGGACAGGATTTGCATATTCGCCGCGGACCACGTCTACAAGATGGACGTGGACCAGATGATCGAGTACCACATCGACAAGCAGGCGGACGTCACCGTCGCCGCTAACGTTGTCCCGTCGTCGGAGGCCTCGGCCTTTGGCTGCATAGAGACGGACGACACCGGCAGGATCGTCGGCTTCGTGGAGAAGCCGGAGTTCCCGCCCGAAATCCCGGGGAAGCCCGGCTTCTCGTACGTCTCGATGGGGAACTACATCTTCGAGCGGGAGATACTGGAGGAGTCGCTGATCGAGGACGCCCACCAGCCCACCAGCCACGACTTCGGGCGGGACATAATCCCGAAGCTGGTGCCGGGGGCTAGGGTCTTCGCCTACGACTTCTCGACCAATGCCCTGCCCGGCAGGCTCTCGGTGCACTGGAGGGAGGACAAGCCCTACTGGCGCGACGTGGGGACGATCAAGACCTACTGGGAGGCCCACATGGAGCTGCTTGACTTCGAGTCCGAGATGACCTTCTACAACCCCCAGTGGCCGGTCAGGACCGTGTCGTACGCCGACCCGCCGTCCTACGTCTGCCCGGTGGAGGGCCGAGCCTGCCACGTGCAGAGCACCCTGGCCGCAGAGGGAAGCCGCGTACTGGCCGCAAGGGTGGAGTCGTCGGTCCTGTCCAGGAACAGCGCCGTGATGCCGGGCGCCTCCGTGGAGCAGTCGATAATCGGCGAGGGCGTCGTGATCGGGGAGAACAGCAGGTTGCGCAAGGTGATCGTGGACAGCCACAACATCATCCCTCCGAACACAGAGATAGGGTTCGACCCGGAGAAGGACGCGGAGCTTTACACATTGGACAGGAACTCCGGCGTAGTCATAGTCGGAATGCCCAAGATGCAGCTTCGAAAAGCCATGGAACAGCCCAAGGGCCCCTTCTACTGGTCCAACCTGAGCTGA
- a CDS encoding diaminopimelate epimerase produces MIPFMKMHGNGNDFIVIDDREGVYATDELAEMARRYCERRSSLGADGILLVESDEGADYRMRLFNADGSEGEMCGNGARCIARYAFHKGIAGAEQTFSTLAGVMRASVDPPFVDLDMGVIPLSGSWFNHRRKALDRVFRASFMTVGVPHLVLFLEGAELSREEMISAGRELRYNADLFPRGANVSFVEGIDGARIKSVTYERGVEDLTDSCGTGSTASAIAWVMREGGPVSSASIEVTNPGGINGVTLSFDRDGKSVSASLRGRTAMVAEGVLF; encoded by the coding sequence ATGATCCCCTTCATGAAGATGCACGGCAATGGAAACGACTTCATAGTGATCGACGACAGGGAGGGTGTTTACGCGACGGATGAGCTCGCGGAGATGGCCAGGCGTTACTGCGAGAGACGCAGCTCGCTCGGCGCGGACGGAATCCTGCTTGTGGAGAGCGACGAGGGCGCGGACTACAGGATGCGCCTGTTCAACGCAGACGGCAGCGAGGGGGAGATGTGCGGCAACGGCGCTCGCTGCATCGCCAGATACGCCTTCCATAAGGGGATCGCCGGGGCCGAGCAGACCTTCTCGACCCTGGCGGGCGTCATGAGGGCATCTGTCGATCCCCCCTTCGTGGATCTCGACATGGGCGTGATCCCACTATCCGGTTCATGGTTCAACCACCGGAGGAAGGCCCTGGACAGGGTGTTCAGGGCGTCGTTCATGACAGTGGGAGTGCCTCACCTGGTGCTCTTCTTGGAAGGAGCGGAGCTCTCGCGCGAGGAGATGATCTCCGCCGGTCGCGAGCTCAGGTACAACGCCGACCTCTTCCCCCGGGGCGCAAATGTCAGCTTCGTCGAGGGAATAGACGGAGCGAGGATAAAATCCGTGACCTACGAGAGGGGAGTGGAGGACCTGACCGACTCGTGCGGCACCGGCTCCACCGCGTCGGCGATAGCTTGGGTCATGCGGGAAGGCGGCCCCGTGTCCAGCGCCTCCATCGAGGTGACCAACCCCGGAGGGATAAACGGAGTGACACTCTCGTTCGACCGGGACGGCAAGAGTGTATCCGCGTCCCTGAGGGGCAGAACGGCCATGGTGGCGGAGGGAGTGCTCTTCTGA